The sequence below is a genomic window from Oceanispirochaeta sp. M1.
ACACTGGGTGTTCCCCTTCCTGTTTATTCAATTGATGCCCGCCTGGGTCTGCCTGTGATACCCTTTGAAATTGGTTTTAAAATCGGTATTCTGAATCCTGACATGCTTGATCTTGAGGGTGTGTCTGTGGGGTTTAAGATGATTGGTGGAGACATCCGCTGGGGAATTATTGAGGATAAGAAATTTCTTCCCGATGTGTCCCTTGGATTCGCTTATACCTGGCTCAATGGAGATATCATAGTCCCCGTTGCGGATCAGACGGTAGATATTTCCGGTACAGGTGCGGGAACAACCCTGAGTCTTGAAGATTCAGACATGAATTACAACTGGAGCACCAATGTTATGGATCTAAAGGCTCAGGTGAGCAAGAAGCTCCTCTTTATAAACCTTTCTGCGGGTGCGGGCTATTCCTACGGCTTTTCAACCGCCGGTGGAGGTCTGACGGCTTCAAATGTCTATGTGGACGGAACATTGATCGATAGTACTCAGATCAGCCAGATTGAAGATGCCACAGGCCTATCAGTTGATCCAAACGGTTTGAATGTCCTTTCAGAGGTTAACGGTGGTTCTTTCCGCCTGTTCGGTGGTGTGGGCCTGAGTATCTTTATACTGAAGATTGATATGGGTGTGGTCTATGGTTTGCCCAGCCAGAGCCTTGGGTTGTCGGCCAACGCCAGGATTCAGTATTAGAAGGGTCCCGACCCTCGATCAGCCGCAGCAGTTCTTATATTTCTTCCCACTCCCACAGGGACAGGGGTCATTCCGACCTTTTTTATCCTGATGCAGGGCTATGACCTGACCGGCCACAGAGTCTGTTGTCCCCTTGAGGAGTTTTTTCTGCCGTATGGCTTCCTCTTTCAGGTAAATAAAGGCCTGATTGTAGAGATCCCAATGATCAGATGCGCTATGGTCCAGAAAGGAGCCGGCAAAGTCCAGGCTTTCGGAATTGCTTAGATAATCGGTCTGAATACTGCGGGAGGCCAGATCAATTACAAAGGTATAGACAGGGGGCGGTGAAAGAGGCTGCCCTTCTCCGGGATAATTATATAT
It includes:
- a CDS encoding SEC-C metal-binding domain-containing protein, which gives rise to MENTQNTPDIAKGEPFVFRLERSKYKDNLYVCVPGNVCDNPSCSCQDLGIAIYNYPGEGQPLSPPPVYTFVIDLASRSIQTDYLSNSESLDFAGSFLDHSASDHWDLYNQAFIYLKEEAIRQKKLLKGTTDSVAGQVIALHQDKKGRNDPCPCGSGKKYKNCCG